Genomic window (Acipenser ruthenus chromosome 55, fAciRut3.2 maternal haplotype, whole genome shotgun sequence):
CAAGGAACCCCTGCAGTCGATTCCCTGCACTGTAGATAGAAATGACCACATTCAAAGAAATATTGTGCAGCTGTTTCAGCCATGTGATCGGGCAAGGGGGCAAAAGATGTTCCAGAACACTGGAAAGTGTAAACGGAAAACTACACACAGTGAAACCCGGACACATGATTTCTTTTGCTTAGCAGAGACCAATGTTCAAACTGTGCCCAGTGGAGAAGACTGCATTGGTTTACAGAATTCAGGCCTTGgtaggaaaaaaataacatttgcagaCAAAAATTGAGGATTTTCTGAACTATGTGAAACTCTGTTTCTGTGAGAGAACTGAGAGTGGCCTGAACCAGGCAATGGCCTATATTCGACCACTTCAGAAAAACCTGGAGAGCATTGCGAAGCGTGAGGCTGAAGAGGTAAGAACAGTTGTCAAAATCTGATCTCCTCTATATTCCTTCTTCTTCGCCTCCCTCTACAGACCTTTCTATCTGAATTTCCCTTGATTCTATCACCCTTTCCCCTTCCTCCTCTGCCCAAACCTTGGTGTCACCTTTGATTCCTCCCTTTCCAACTCTCAACATATTTCTTCACTGGCACGCTCTTACCGTCTCTTTTTGAGCAATATCTATTGCATTAAACCTGCTGGACTATGGCCTTCGACGATCAGGACTGGAGATCACTGGGTTAAGGTGTAAATGCACATGTAACACATACTATAAAAATgaagcatgttaaaaataaatgtgtgtttgtttgttgtagtgTCAAGAGGTGGTCATGCAGAAGTGCAAGAGGTGTGAAAAAGATATCCCTATGCAATGCCTTTCAGAACACATTGAAAACTGTGGAAGGTCATCTGTTTTTCTGGTGTGTTTGTAATTTAAATTGCTCATTTCTTTTTACAACATAGTGGTTGACTTGTATCTGTGGTAAATATGTTTTGACATTCAACACAtctatgtctttgttaactgtttTCAGACAGCCTGATGACACTGATTTGGAAGATGATGTCGTTATGGAGATATCTGAAGAGACTCAACCATCTATGTCATCACATGACAACACATCCCATGTTCAAAATTATTACAACAAGCACCATGCTTCTTGTAGTGGACTGTACAGGtatgtaatgttttcaatgtGGAGTACTCGTAagtaattgtcatttttatataattaaaatattttttttattttttaacattaatattgAGTACGATGTTTGTTTCCGTGCCAGTAATTTCTGTTGTGCACAACACAATGTCTCACATTGATGTAATTTAAAAGACTTTTACTATCAAAGGACTGTTACTGCAGAAGGAAAGTAAGAATGGAGCTTCCAATGCTATCAGTGTTATAGTGGTCTGAATTtcttatttattcttttgtttcttaGAGACTATGTGGACCTTGTCAGTGAAGACAATGTATTTAGTGGTTCTGAAGAAGAGCAGCTGAATAGAGCTCTAGAGGAATCGCTAAAGGAAAGCTCGCATGCAGCTGTTAAGTAAGTGTTGCAAGTCTTATTCATTGAGTCTTGAGGAACAGATGTCTTCATCAACTAAATTAATATTTGCTTGgtgactgtatattttaaatgtatggttagaattaattcatttaaataactttttgtcATAGAATTCTTTGTCATGATATTTATGAACACCACCATGTTCTGTGAATGTAACATTGTAACACAATGACCACCACCCATAGGAGAGTAAACACTTTGTGTTGTGCCAGATTATGGGATGGCAGAGGTCAGATTTAATCTTTAGTAATAGCTGTGTTTGATGTGTATTCACATGAAACATTACTCTTTCTCCAATTGACCATCCACATGCAAAAATGTGGTCATTTTAATACTCCCCCTCTCTTGATTTTAAGAAACCTCTCTAACGTATGTGATGTGATTTATTGATTGTTACTTAATTGCTCGAATTTCATCTTTTCCTATATTTTAGTGTGGAAGATATCCTACAATCTCTGAGAGTTGGAATCAATGAAGAAGTCATTCGCTTCAACTTAAACAGAAGAAATGAGTGGGATGGTGCTGTAAGGAGGCCAAACTTTTCAACCAACAAAAGAGTTGATGTGAAATTCACAGATGATGCTGGTGTTTCGGAAGGAGCAGTGGATTTGGGAGGGCCAATGAGGGAGTTTTTCAGACTAGTGCTGCAACATCTAAGAAACAGCCCTATGTTTGATGGTCCAGAAAATCAACGTACTCTCTCATGCCATGCAGAGTGTAAGTGTGTAAATCAATTTCATTTTATGTGCTgaaaactaaattataaaaatccaGTAGTAGATATGGTGTGCCAAATGTTCACAGTATGTATTTTTCAAAAGAGAACAGAAGGACGTGTGATGACATTAGATACAATTGTTTCTCTGGAGCCGCGCATGATGCAAAGCAAATTTAATCAACCAGCACTATTTCTGAAAATTAAAGCGTTTTTCAGAAGCTGCTTTGGTAGAATGTTGTTTGCATGacagaaacaaatatattatacataacAAATGCAATTGCATGAAAATGCTGTTATTAACTACGATTTCCATTGAAATCACGGGCATTATGTTACCCCATAGCCAACTATAACATGCAATCcttcaaaatacatttgcttcataagtaatattcaatttttttctttctggtagCTTTGAAAAACAGCTATTTCTATGCAGGACAGTTGATTGCTATGAGCATCGTACATGGAGGACCATCTCCACATTTCTTTGCCCCAGTGTTGTTCCAGGCAGTAGCGTTAGGTCCAGACAACGTGCATGCTGCAATCGAGGATATAACAGACCCTGATATTAAATGTCAGCTGTCAGAGGTAGGAGTGTAGCATATGTACACAATTGGATAGTGAAGGAAAGGTACCAGTTTTTTTaagccttgtttttaaacaacaaaacagacaCATTGCACTTTCATATTCATGATTCAGTCAGTTGTTGCCATTCATTTCCACACAGCTTAGCTTCCGAGATGTACTTAGCTGATGAAAACCGTTTTGATaggcttttatttttaatctgtaTGTATCTGGGAATATAATACATTGGAAATGAAATGCAGTAATTGAGTTTTGATTGATACTAAAGttcaatgtatatttttgttgtttgtgtcTGTATGGAATTTGTATCTACGCCCCAAAATATTTGTGTTTAAGCTGTTGGCTGGTCAAGGAGCACCCCTAtgcccttttttaaataaaaaaaaaactgtaatgtttCAAAGTGGATTATTTGAAGCATTGCTTAAACTTGAAAAAAGGTTTTAATGAAATCATGTGTACTCTCATTCTTGCCTAGCTTCTCAGAATGCAGCTCATTATATGTCCTCTTCCGTTGCATTCCTTGTTTAGTGgatgtttgtatgtatttaaaacaagtatattgatattttttttatgcaaataaaTTGTCCTAAACCCAGAAACATAAATTAACAGGTTatatctataaaaaataaatattggatgTCAGGACTGAAGAGGATTTGTTGTGGATGCTGACCCTTGGATTTATATTTTGCTTCAATTTATTTTCTCTATTTCAAAGTCAGACAATTAAAAAGGAACTGGACGAGGCGGTTATGAGCGCTGTAAACCTGCTGAGCCTGGCTGGGTGTCTGAAAAACAtcacacttcaaaataaaaatgttgaagTGCAAGACGTGATCGACTGGTATGTTCTTCAGCGAACAAGAACACAGTTTGAAAGGTATGCGTTTTACAAAAAATCTAATATTACAAAGAACAGTATCCACCTAATGTTGATGCTCCATAGTTACAAAAAAGTTATACAGTCGACTCATTCCATTCCTAAACTCAGCCAGGCAAAGCACAGACTCAGCCTTTTAAATTCACAGcctcatttttatattaattttctTTAGAATATTAAATGTGTTCTGAGAAGTTTAATCAAAGTTGTCTATGTTATTATGTAGCGTGCAGATGTGTACTGAATTGAAAACCAAACTGAATCTACTTTGTCCCTATATTGTGCTGAAGAAATATCACGTATTATATGTTGTGACTAGCACCAAGCTGCATATTTATACTAATACATTCAGAATCACATTCCCCCTCCCCACCTCTGGGCTACTAAATGAAATAATTAATGTATTGAAGAAAGCCAgtggtttgttttatatatttaaaaacaaaatctacattATTATTGA
Coding sequences:
- the LOC131723421 gene encoding uncharacterized protein LOC131723421, which translates into the protein MAYIRPLQKNLESIAKREAEECQEVVMQKCKRCEKDIPMQCLSEHIENCGRQPDDTDLEDDVVMEISEETQPSMSSHDNTSHVQNYYNKHHASCSGLYRDYVDLVSEDNVFSGSEEEQLNRALEESLKESSHAAVKYPTISESWNQ